In a single window of the Coregonus clupeaformis isolate EN_2021a unplaced genomic scaffold, ASM2061545v1 scaf0672, whole genome shotgun sequence genome:
- the LOC123485390 gene encoding uncharacterized protein LOC123485390, translating into MSLLLCCAVMALHLVKGVDAASGVVNTTDQEVVGVEPQSPCPAGWHQNGHRCFSFYPVWATWSTAESYCSQHRGNLVSIHSPGQQVFVQDLVRRHTDQPVWMGGYDAAQEGMWLWSDGSAVDHFYWEEDEPSNSGQGENCMELHTGAGQGWNDVSCGELRFYVCSMETRSGLAALASQKQAHERELVEEVSIYDVLWETSERVADETLYSAFLRGMYSRRLPARCYADFCHQEVLYLDRVITMLQVLIRTVQGPPDIMLFLQTTHQLYQESLMEAQNQTPPHLNLSSIQPSAAVRQYLQSFHDIVNEEPIYWMVSLLPRALLRPYLAQHLPLGERTRPGPSPCLYPWLSLFPCPCYQWGGEDMKSDQRNQKDKSGSYYRPLLEKYQDVIDVYKAVNIFRVQMINEKALFTSSWFPTGDEEEVEDQPILVWSVESGSDVRVKL; encoded by the exons ATGTCTCTGCTGCTTTGTTGTGCAGTGATGGCTCTGCACCTCGTAAAAG gggTGGATGCTGCCTCGGGGGTGGTGAACACCACAGACCAGGAAGTGGTAGGGGTGGAGCCCCAGTCCCCATGCCCAGCCGGATGGCATCagaatgggcatcgctgcttctCCTTCTACCCCGTCTGGGCCACCTGGTCCACAGCAGAG TCGTACTGCTCCCAGCACAGAGGGAATCTAGTGTCGATTCACAGCCCGGGTCAACAGGTGTTTGTCCAGGACCTGGTCAGGAGACACACAGACCAGCCGGTCTGGATGGGGGGCTACGACGCAGCTCAG GAGGGGATGTGGCTGTGGAGTGACGGCTCAGCTGTTGACCATTTTTACTGGGAGGAGGATGAGCCCAGTAACTCTGGACAGGGGGAGAACTGTATGGAGCTACACACTGGAG CTGGGCAGGGATGGAATGACGTGTCCTGTGGAGAGCTGAGGTTCTACGTGTGTTCGATGGAGACAAG ATCTGGTTTAGCAGCATTAGCAAGTCAGAAGCAAGCACACGAGAGAG AACTGGTTGAAGAGGTGAGTATTTATGACGTCCTGTGGGAGACCAGTGAGAGAGTAGCAGATGAGACCCTCTACTCAGCCTTCCTCAGAGGGATGTATTCCAGACGTCTGCCTGCCCGCTGCTACGCTGACTTCTGCCACCAGGAGGTGCTATACCTGGACAGAGTCATCACCATGCTGCAG GTGCTGATCAGAACAGTCCAGGGTCCCCCAGACATCATGCTGTTTCTCCAGACAACACATCAACTCTACCAGGAGTCTCTGATGGAGGCCCAAAACCAAACTCCACCACACCTG AACCTGTCCTCCATCCAGCCCTCTGCAGCCGTGCGTCAGTACCTCCAGAGCTTCCATGACATAGTGAATGAGGAGCCCATCTACTGGATGGTGTCTCTGCTGCCCAGAGCCCTGCTCAGACCTTACCTGGCACAGCACCTGCCCCTGGGAGAGAGGACCAGACCAGGCCCCAGCCCCTGCCTCTACCCCTGGCTAAGCCTCTTCCCCTGCCCCTGCTACCAGTGGGGGGGAGAGGACATGAAGTCAGACCAGAGGAACCAGAAGGACAAGTCAGGGTCATATTACAG gcctcTACTGGAGAAGTACCAGGATGTGATAGACGTCTATAAGGCTGTCAACATCTTCAGAGTCCAGATGATCAACGAGAAGGCTCTCTTCACCTCCAG